In Rariglobus hedericola, the following proteins share a genomic window:
- the rplJ gene encoding 50S ribosomal protein L10 — translation MRAEKQYLISEVESHLKKSDYVILANFSKVTVSDVAELRASLAAENAEFHVVKNSSLRVAAKALGLPEFDAASLAGPTAILVGGKNPAGVAKILKTFFDKKQKLEVKVGVLEKKVFSAKELAVIADLPPFDVLRSQFLSLLTSNAAAFVRVLDAKVKKEQPAA, via the coding sequence ATGAGAGCCGAAAAACAATACCTGATCAGCGAAGTAGAGTCGCACCTCAAGAAGTCCGACTACGTCATCCTCGCCAATTTCTCGAAGGTCACCGTTTCCGACGTCGCTGAGCTCCGCGCCAGCCTCGCCGCTGAGAACGCCGAGTTCCACGTCGTCAAAAACAGCTCCCTCCGCGTGGCCGCCAAGGCCCTCGGTCTGCCTGAGTTCGACGCTGCTTCGCTGGCTGGCCCCACGGCCATCCTCGTCGGCGGCAAGAACCCGGCCGGCGTCGCGAAGATTCTCAAGACCTTCTTCGATAAGAAGCAGAAGCTTGAGGTGAAAGTCGGCGTGCTGGAGAAGAAGGTTTTCTCTGCGAAAGAACTCGCGGTGATCGCCGACCTGCCTCCGTTCGACGTGCTGCGCTCGCAGTTCCTCAGCTTGCTTACCAGCAACGCTGCGGCCTTCGTTCGCGTCCTCGACGCCAAGGTCAAAAAAGAGCAACCCGCCGCCTGA
- the nusG gene encoding transcription termination/antitermination protein NusG: MSTETTTPVGAQWFALHTLSGQENKVKAYIEKFKKAEELEDYIFDVLLPTEVVSEVKNGKKSTKTRKLYPGYVFIQMRLFEEKRLINKPWYFVKEVAGVINFVGGENPAALRQSEIDEIKARIAEANGKEVPKVSYELGEEVKITDGAFANLTGRIDEIDPARGKLKISVSIFGRFTPVELEYWQVQRLTE; encoded by the coding sequence ATGTCCACTGAAACGACCACGCCCGTAGGCGCCCAATGGTTCGCCCTCCACACCCTCTCCGGCCAGGAGAACAAGGTGAAGGCTTACATTGAGAAGTTCAAAAAGGCCGAAGAACTCGAAGACTATATTTTCGATGTCCTCTTGCCGACCGAAGTCGTTTCGGAGGTCAAGAATGGTAAGAAGAGCACGAAGACTCGTAAGTTGTATCCGGGCTACGTCTTCATTCAGATGCGCCTCTTCGAAGAAAAGCGCCTGATCAACAAGCCGTGGTATTTCGTCAAGGAAGTTGCCGGTGTTATCAATTTCGTCGGCGGTGAAAACCCAGCCGCTTTGCGTCAATCCGAGATCGACGAAATCAAGGCCCGCATCGCTGAAGCCAACGGCAAAGAAGTGCCCAAGGTGTCCTACGAGCTCGGCGAAGAAGTTAAGATCACCGACGGTGCGTTTGCCAACCTCACCGGCCGCATCGACGAGATCGATCCCGCCCGTGGCAAACTCAAGATTTCCGTCTCAATTTTCGGCCGGTTCACGCCGGTCGAGCTCGAATACTGGCAGGTGCAGCGCCTCACTGAGTGA
- the rplK gene encoding 50S ribosomal protein L11 produces the protein MAKKIQGYIRLQLPAGAANPAPPVGPALGAQGVNIMAFCKEFNAKTKDQNGMILPVVITVYSDKSFTFILKSPPASVLLKKAANIASGAAAPNKDKVGKVTTKQLAEIWKLKKADMNAKDEAAGIKTIAGTARNMGIEVVD, from the coding sequence ATGGCCAAGAAGATCCAAGGTTACATCCGTCTCCAACTGCCCGCCGGCGCCGCCAATCCCGCGCCCCCCGTCGGTCCCGCGCTCGGCGCCCAAGGCGTCAACATCATGGCGTTCTGTAAGGAGTTCAACGCCAAGACCAAGGACCAGAACGGCATGATTCTGCCGGTCGTCATCACCGTTTACTCGGACAAGTCCTTCACCTTCATCCTCAAGTCGCCTCCTGCGTCTGTTCTCCTGAAGAAGGCCGCCAACATCGCTTCGGGCGCCGCCGCTCCGAACAAAGACAAGGTCGGCAAGGTCACCACCAAGCAGCTCGCCGAGATCTGGAAGCTGAAGAAGGCCGATATGAATGCCAAGGACGAGGCCGCTGGTATCAAGACCATCGCCGGAACCGCCCGTAACATGGGCATCGAAGTCGTCGACTAA
- the rplL gene encoding 50S ribosomal protein L7/L12, whose amino-acid sequence MSNLTKDQVIEWLSAQPVLELAALVKDLEGKWGVSAAAAVAAGPAAGGAAAAPAEEKTEFNVILTEAGANKIGVIKEVRAITGLGLKEAKDLVEGAPKPIKEGASKADAEDIKKKLEAAGAKVELK is encoded by the coding sequence ATGAGCAACCTCACCAAAGACCAAGTCATCGAATGGCTGTCCGCCCAGCCCGTTCTCGAACTCGCCGCCCTCGTTAAAGATCTCGAAGGCAAGTGGGGCGTTTCCGCCGCCGCTGCCGTCGCTGCCGGTCCCGCCGCTGGTGGCGCCGCCGCTGCTCCCGCCGAGGAGAAGACCGAGTTCAACGTCATCCTCACCGAGGCTGGCGCGAACAAGATCGGCGTCATCAAGGAAGTCCGCGCCATTACTGGCCTGGGCCTCAAGGAAGCCAAGGACCTCGTTGAAGGCGCTCCCAAGCCCATCAAGGAAGGCGCCTCCAAGGCCGACGCCGAAGACATCAAGAAGAAGCTCGAGGCCGCTGGCGCCAAGGTCGAACTCAAGTAA
- the rplA gene encoding 50S ribosomal protein L1, whose protein sequence is MPVKQSKRYVSAVKSADLTKGYSLAEATEVLSKFPKAKFDETVELSIRLGVDATQGDQMVRGTTPLPNGSGKKVRVIVFTDAPEVALKAGADEAGLAELMKKVSEGYLDFDVAIATTEAMKQVRTLARVLGPKGLMPNPKSGTVTDDIAAGIKAVKAGRVEFKMDKAANIGVGIGKRSFTSAQLVENAQAVLEAISKAKPASFKGTYIKSVGLSSSMSPGVRVASTEFTKL, encoded by the coding sequence ATGCCCGTAAAACAAAGCAAACGCTACGTCAGCGCCGTCAAGAGCGCCGATCTCACGAAAGGTTATTCCCTGGCTGAAGCCACGGAAGTCCTTTCCAAATTCCCGAAGGCCAAGTTCGACGAGACCGTCGAGCTCTCCATCCGCCTGGGCGTCGACGCGACGCAGGGTGACCAGATGGTCCGCGGCACCACGCCGTTGCCCAATGGTTCCGGCAAGAAGGTCCGTGTGATCGTTTTCACCGATGCCCCTGAGGTCGCTCTCAAGGCCGGTGCCGACGAAGCCGGCCTCGCCGAGCTCATGAAGAAGGTCAGCGAAGGCTACCTAGATTTCGACGTCGCCATCGCGACGACCGAAGCAATGAAGCAGGTCCGCACCCTCGCCCGCGTCCTCGGTCCCAAGGGCCTCATGCCCAACCCGAAGTCCGGCACCGTCACCGACGACATCGCCGCTGGCATCAAGGCCGTCAAGGCCGGCCGTGTTGAGTTCAAGATGGACAAAGCCGCCAACATCGGCGTCGGCATCGGCAAGCGTTCCTTCACGAGCGCACAACTCGTCGAGAACGCGCAGGCGGTTCTCGAAGCCATCAGCAAGGCCAAGCCGGCCTCGTTCAAGGGCACCTACATCAAGAGCGTCGGTCTCTCGTCTTCGATGAGCCCCGGCGTCCGCGTCGCCTCAACCGAGTTCACCAAACTCTAA
- the rpoB gene encoding DNA-directed RNA polymerase subunit beta: MAVRNQPDRINFGKLREVIVPPNLIEIQITSYLDFLQKGIPEKQRKPQGLEAVFREVFPIESYDARLVLEYVSYTLGDSKNSELECIKEGITYSVPLYVKLRLREEDFIKDEEIYMGEIPMVTERGSFIINGAERVVVSQLHRSPGIAFEVAPHANGKPLHSFRVIPDRGTWLEVQFDNNDLLYVYLDRRRRRRKFLITTLLRAIGYSSDIDILNLFYEIKDIKISKALDLENVSTLVLVEDAIDAQKGVVLARAFEPLTKQIVRTFEKHGISSIRVIDTSSDEGAIIRALKKDPTRNEEEALKEIYKRLRPGEPPTTANAKALLKRLFFDPKRYDLGRVGRYKINQKLGLKVDLEQRILESGDITAATKYLVRLKRGEGVVDDIDHLGSRRVRTVGELLANQCRVGLSRTERLVRERMTMYDQSVDSITPQKLINPKALTTVIRDFFARSQLSQFMDQINPLAEVTHKRRLSALGPGGLNRERAGFEVRDVHPSHYGRICPIETPEGPNIGLINSLSTYARVNEFGFIETPYRQVKDGKVTDKIDYLTADQEEAKVIAQANSELDDKNHFVGKVTVRQDGEFLEVVAAEVHYMDVSPKQVISIAAGMIPFLEHDDANRALMGANMQRQGVPLLQAESPFVGTGIEERVARDSKIVVVAEDSGIVAYSDAKMVVITKDGELPRNFDKSPKTDAKNGVYVYELRKFMRSNAGTCFNQKPIVDKGQKIKAGDIIADGPSTEKGEMALGRNVLVAFMPWNGYNFEDAILISEKVLKEDIFTSIHIQEFEVTARDTKLGPEEITRDIPNVGEEALKNLDHNGVIRIGAEVKPGDILVGKITPKSETELAPEEKLLRAIFGEKAADVKDTSLVVPSGVAGIIMDVKVSSRVDFEKEKLSPSDRRRQTKQIQEDYKTQMDKLREGLTEALSNILLGEKIPLDVINGETNEIIIPANRKITKTLLRKLAAVSKHVEIDPSPVRIKIMEIIGSYQSKFDELETDRERKVNSIEAGEDNGNGAIKQVKVYIATKHKLEVGDKMAGRHGNKGVVAKIVPQEDMPFLPDGTPIEICLNPLGVPSRMNIGQVLETHLGWACKKLGLKIATPVFDGIPEKKIREYLKEAKLPTSGKSSLFDGRTGEKIDQEVVVGYIYMMKLNHLVSHKIHARAVGPYSLVTQQPLGGKAQYGGQRFGEMEVWALEAYGAAHTLQELLTVKSDDVQGRTKIYESLVKGDNTLVAGTPESFNVLIKEIQSLGLDIKLNKRDALGGLTA; the protein is encoded by the coding sequence ATGGCCGTTCGCAATCAACCTGACCGCATCAACTTCGGCAAACTCCGTGAAGTTATTGTTCCGCCGAACCTGATCGAAATCCAGATCACGTCATATCTCGATTTCCTTCAGAAGGGAATCCCTGAGAAGCAACGCAAGCCCCAGGGTCTTGAGGCTGTGTTCCGCGAGGTGTTCCCCATCGAGTCCTACGATGCCCGCCTCGTCCTCGAATACGTCTCTTACACGCTCGGTGATTCCAAGAACTCCGAGCTCGAGTGTATCAAGGAAGGCATCACCTATTCGGTGCCCCTCTACGTGAAGCTCCGCCTCCGCGAGGAAGACTTCATCAAGGATGAAGAAATCTACATGGGCGAGATCCCCATGGTGACCGAGCGCGGCTCCTTCATCATCAACGGCGCCGAGCGCGTCGTCGTCTCCCAGCTCCACCGTTCGCCCGGCATCGCCTTCGAAGTGGCACCGCATGCCAACGGCAAGCCCCTCCATTCTTTCCGTGTCATTCCTGACCGCGGCACCTGGCTCGAGGTCCAGTTCGACAATAACGATCTCCTTTACGTCTATCTCGACCGCCGTCGCCGTCGCCGCAAGTTCCTCATCACGACCCTGCTCCGCGCCATCGGTTACAGCTCTGATATCGATATCCTGAACCTCTTCTATGAGATCAAGGACATCAAGATCTCCAAAGCCCTCGACCTCGAGAACGTCTCCACCCTCGTCCTCGTTGAGGATGCGATCGATGCCCAGAAGGGCGTCGTTCTCGCCCGTGCCTTTGAGCCCCTCACGAAGCAGATCGTGCGCACCTTCGAGAAGCACGGCATCTCGAGTATCCGCGTGATCGATACGTCCTCCGACGAAGGCGCCATCATCCGCGCCCTCAAGAAGGACCCGACCCGCAACGAAGAAGAGGCCCTCAAGGAAATCTACAAGCGTCTGCGTCCGGGCGAGCCCCCGACCACCGCCAACGCCAAGGCCCTCCTCAAGCGTTTGTTCTTCGACCCGAAGCGCTACGACCTCGGTCGCGTCGGCCGTTACAAGATCAACCAGAAGCTCGGCCTCAAGGTTGACCTTGAGCAGCGCATTCTCGAGTCCGGTGACATCACCGCCGCCACCAAGTATCTCGTCCGCCTCAAGCGCGGCGAGGGCGTCGTGGACGACATCGACCATCTCGGTTCACGCCGCGTCCGCACCGTCGGCGAGCTCCTCGCCAATCAGTGCCGCGTCGGCCTCAGCCGCACCGAGCGTCTCGTTCGCGAGCGCATGACCATGTATGACCAGTCCGTCGATTCGATCACGCCCCAGAAGCTGATCAACCCGAAGGCTCTCACCACGGTCATCCGCGATTTCTTCGCCCGTTCGCAGCTGTCGCAGTTCATGGACCAGATCAATCCCCTCGCCGAGGTCACGCACAAGCGTCGTCTCTCTGCGCTCGGACCGGGCGGTCTTAATCGTGAGCGTGCCGGCTTCGAAGTGCGTGACGTTCATCCGTCCCACTACGGCCGCATCTGCCCGATCGAAACGCCCGAAGGTCCGAACATCGGTCTGATCAACTCGCTCTCGACCTACGCTCGCGTCAACGAGTTTGGTTTCATCGAGACGCCTTACCGCCAGGTTAAAGACGGCAAGGTCACCGACAAGATCGACTATCTCACCGCCGACCAGGAAGAGGCCAAGGTCATTGCTCAGGCCAACTCCGAACTCGACGACAAGAACCACTTCGTGGGCAAGGTCACCGTCCGTCAGGACGGCGAGTTCCTTGAAGTCGTCGCCGCCGAAGTCCACTACATGGACGTCTCGCCCAAGCAGGTCATCTCGATCGCGGCCGGCATGATTCCGTTCCTTGAGCACGACGACGCCAATCGCGCGCTGATGGGTGCGAACATGCAACGTCAGGGCGTTCCTCTCCTCCAAGCCGAGTCGCCGTTTGTTGGCACCGGTATCGAAGAGCGCGTCGCTCGCGACTCCAAGATCGTCGTCGTCGCCGAGGATTCGGGCATCGTTGCCTACTCCGACGCCAAGATGGTCGTCATCACCAAAGACGGCGAACTCCCGCGCAACTTTGACAAGAGCCCGAAGACCGACGCCAAGAACGGCGTTTACGTTTACGAGCTCCGCAAGTTCATGCGCTCCAACGCCGGCACCTGCTTCAATCAGAAGCCGATCGTCGACAAGGGCCAGAAGATCAAAGCCGGCGACATCATCGCTGACGGTCCTTCGACCGAAAAGGGAGAAATGGCCCTCGGCCGTAACGTGCTTGTGGCGTTCATGCCCTGGAACGGTTACAACTTCGAAGACGCTATCCTGATCTCCGAAAAGGTGCTCAAGGAAGACATCTTCACTTCCATCCACATCCAGGAGTTTGAAGTCACTGCTCGTGACACCAAGCTCGGGCCGGAGGAAATCACGCGCGATATCCCTAACGTGGGCGAAGAGGCTCTCAAGAACCTCGACCACAACGGCGTCATTCGCATCGGTGCCGAAGTGAAACCTGGTGACATCCTCGTCGGTAAGATCACCCCGAAGTCCGAGACCGAGCTCGCTCCTGAGGAGAAGCTCCTCCGCGCGATCTTCGGTGAGAAGGCCGCTGATGTTAAGGACACCTCGCTGGTCGTCCCGTCCGGCGTCGCCGGCATCATCATGGACGTCAAGGTCTCCAGCCGCGTCGACTTCGAGAAGGAGAAGCTTTCTCCTTCCGATCGCCGCCGTCAGACCAAGCAGATCCAAGAAGATTACAAAACGCAGATGGACAAGTTGCGCGAAGGTCTCACCGAGGCCCTCTCCAACATCCTCCTCGGCGAAAAGATCCCGCTCGACGTCATCAACGGCGAGACAAACGAGATCATCATCCCGGCCAACCGTAAGATCACCAAGACGCTGCTCCGCAAGCTCGCCGCCGTCTCCAAGCACGTCGAGATCGATCCGTCCCCGGTTCGTATCAAGATCATGGAAATCATCGGTTCCTACCAGTCGAAGTTCGACGAGCTGGAAACTGACCGCGAGCGCAAGGTCAACAGCATCGAAGCCGGTGAAGACAACGGCAACGGCGCTATCAAGCAGGTCAAAGTCTACATCGCCACCAAGCACAAGCTTGAGGTCGGTGACAAGATGGCCGGTCGTCACGGTAACAAGGGTGTGGTCGCCAAGATCGTTCCCCAGGAAGACATGCCGTTCCTTCCGGACGGCACCCCGATCGAAATCTGCTTGAACCCCTTGGGCGTGCCTTCGCGCATGAACATCGGTCAGGTTCTTGAAACGCATCTCGGTTGGGCCTGTAAAAAGCTCGGTCTCAAGATCGCGACGCCGGTGTTCGATGGTATTCCTGAAAAGAAAATCCGCGAATATCTGAAGGAAGCGAAGCTCCCCACCTCTGGTAAGAGCTCGCTCTTCGACGGACGCACCGGTGAGAAGATCGATCAAGAGGTCGTGGTCGGCTACATCTACATGATGAAGCTGAACCATCTTGTGTCCCACAAGATCCACGCCCGCGCGGTCGGTCCTTACTCCCTCGTCACGCAGCAGCCGTTGGGCGGCAAAGCCCAATACGGCGGTCAGCGTTTCGGCGAAATGGAAGTGTGGGCGCTCGAAGCTTACGGCGCGGCGCACACCCTCCAGGAGCTCCTCACCGTCAAGTCCGACGACGTGCAGGGTCGCACCAAGATCTACGAGTCGCTCGTCAAGGGCGACAACACGCTGGTCGCGGGCACGCCCGAGTCCTTCAACGTGTTGATCAAGGAAATCCAGTCCCTCGGTCTGGATATCAAGCTCAACAAGCGCGATGCCCTCGGCGGTCTCACCGCCTGA